One genomic segment of Candidatus Latescibacter sp. includes these proteins:
- a CDS encoding DUF58 domain-containing protein: MKQIYQDFLSPEVVSRISRLDLIARLVVEGFITGLHKSPYHGFSAEFAEHRQYMEGDSLRYLDWKVYARSDRMYVKRFEEETNLKSHIILDMSGSMAFQNRGAVTKFRYASILASALAFLMIRQRDSVGLVTFSDTMKSYVPPRSVQSQLKEIIKALSASQPEGKTVTGAVLHTMAERISTRGLVILISDLVVNPDELIHGLKHFRHNGHEVLVFHILDPMELSFDFNGETRFTDLETGARITTQPWHIRESYLSLMQERLSRLVRAMHEIPVEYARFTTDIPFDRALTEYLSKRKRLH; encoded by the coding sequence CCCGGCTGGTGGTTGAAGGTTTCATCACCGGCCTGCATAAAAGCCCCTATCACGGGTTTTCGGCGGAATTCGCCGAACACCGCCAGTACATGGAAGGCGATTCCCTCCGCTATCTTGACTGGAAGGTGTATGCCCGGAGCGACCGCATGTATGTAAAGCGGTTCGAGGAGGAAACCAACCTGAAATCCCATATCATCCTCGATATGAGCGGCTCCATGGCATTTCAGAACCGGGGCGCGGTGACCAAATTCCGCTATGCGAGCATCCTCGCCAGCGCCCTGGCATTTCTGATGATCAGGCAGCGTGACAGCGTGGGACTGGTCACTTTTTCCGACACCATGAAATCGTATGTCCCGCCGCGGTCGGTGCAGTCCCAGCTCAAGGAGATCATCAAAGCCCTCTCCGCTTCACAGCCGGAAGGGAAGACGGTGACCGGCGCTGTCCTTCATACCATGGCGGAGAGAATCTCGACCCGCGGCCTGGTCATTCTCATCAGCGATCTGGTGGTAAATCCCGATGAGCTCATCCACGGCCTCAAGCATTTCCGTCACAACGGCCACGAGGTGCTGGTTTTCCATATACTCGATCCCATGGAGCTTTCATTCGATTTTAACGGCGAGACCCGGTTTACCGACCTTGAAACAGGCGCCCGCATTACCACACAGCCCTGGCATATCCGTGAGAGCTATCTTTCCCTGATGCAGGAAAGGCTCTCCCGGCTGGTACGTGCCATGCATGAAATCCCGGTGGAATATGCCCGGTTCACCACCGACATCCCGTTCGACCGCGCCCTGACTGAGTATCTTTCCAAACGGAAGAGGCTCCACTGA